GTTTGCCTATCGATAATTTTCCTTATTGATATCACTATTTTCAATATAAAACTGATACGCTTTTATTGGACTTGATGAATAACAACAAGGATTGAGCGCATATGCAGCAGCACAATAAAATCGCAGTGGGTATCGGCTTAGCACTGGCTTCACTTTCTTCCTTCGCGGCTAACCACGTTGCGGACGGACGCGGCAACGGCATGGGCAATACTGGAGTCGCATCGGCAGATTATCTGACCGCACCGTTTTACAATCCGGCCCTCGTCGCTGATTTCAAGCAGCAGGATGATTTTGGCCTTCTGTTGCCCTCGTTTGGCGTGAATGTCCGGGACAGTGATGACAGTTTGACAACCATTGACGATCTGCAAGATGCCATCGACCGATATGAGAATTCGGCCAAAGGGCAGGATCAGATTGATCAACTCAACCGTTATATGGATGACTTACAAGGGAACGCTCCGCTTACCGTTAGTAGCAGTTTAGGGTTGGCGCTAGCCATTCCGACCAAAGCGCTTTCTACGAACTTGTTTGCCAGAGGTTACGTTGAGATCGTCGCGTTGCCAGTCATCGTCGATTCAAACGGTAATACGGCGGCGGATGTTGAAGATCGCTATACCGACTCCAGTGTGAAAATGGCGGCATTTGGTTATACGGAGTTTGGTTTGGCGCTGGCCAAAGAGCTTACCTTCTCCGAACAGCGTGTTTCACTGGGTGTTACGCCAAAACTGCAAAAG
This Vibrio navarrensis DNA region includes the following protein-coding sequences:
- a CDS encoding conjugal transfer protein TraF; protein product: MQQHNKIAVGIGLALASLSSFAANHVADGRGNGMGNTGVASADYLTAPFYNPALVADFKQQDDFGLLLPSFGVNVRDSDDSLTTIDDLQDAIDRYENSAKGQDQIDQLNRYMDDLQGNAPLTVSSSLGLALAIPTKALSTNLFARGYVEIVALPVIVDSNGNTAADVEDRYTDSSVKMAAFGYTEFGLALAKELTFSEQRVSLGVTPKLQKMTTYFVQPSVKDFDVEDYDESEHEESAFNLDLGAVWYKDEFRVAFAVKDLLSQTIDLKDKTGLKKDTYELNTQITLGAAYSGELLTAAVDFDLTKQERFKSLNDETQFVRFGVEGNAWGWAQLRAGYEMDLEDTVENAFTFGIGISPFDVVSLDLAASYAGENQFGVSGNLAFTF